A single region of the Nocardioides ochotonae genome encodes:
- a CDS encoding carbohydrate ABC transporter permease, translating to MTRRPGFLVYGLLTAFVLGSAGPLYWSLIVGSHEADVATERIPPMLPGGHFFDNAQRVFETVDFWKALGNSLLVSTVCATSVVFFCTLAGYAFAKLQFRGRNGLMVFVVATMAVPTQLGVIPLFIQMAKLGWTGTVWAVIVPTLVTAFGVFFMRQYLLDAVPDELIEAARVDGCSMIRTFFNVALPAARPAAAILWLFTFMTVWTDFFWPMIVLPATNPTVQIALQQLQSGYYVDYSLVLCGAVLSTVPLLVLFVLSGRQLVAGIMQGAVKG from the coding sequence ATGACCCGCCGCCCCGGATTCCTCGTCTACGGCCTGCTGACCGCGTTCGTGCTCGGCTCCGCCGGGCCGCTGTACTGGTCGCTGATCGTCGGCTCGCATGAGGCCGACGTGGCCACCGAGCGGATCCCGCCGATGCTGCCCGGCGGGCACTTCTTCGACAACGCCCAGCGGGTCTTCGAGACCGTGGACTTCTGGAAGGCGCTCGGCAACAGCCTGCTGGTCTCGACGGTGTGCGCCACCTCCGTGGTGTTCTTCTGCACCCTGGCCGGCTACGCCTTCGCCAAGCTCCAGTTCCGCGGCCGCAACGGGCTGATGGTCTTCGTGGTCGCGACGATGGCGGTGCCGACCCAGCTCGGGGTGATCCCGCTGTTCATCCAGATGGCCAAGCTCGGCTGGACCGGGACCGTGTGGGCGGTCATCGTCCCCACGCTGGTCACCGCCTTCGGCGTGTTCTTCATGCGCCAGTACCTCCTCGACGCCGTCCCCGACGAGCTGATCGAGGCCGCCCGCGTGGACGGCTGCTCGATGATCCGCACCTTCTTCAACGTCGCGCTGCCCGCGGCGCGACCGGCGGCGGCGATCTTGTGGCTGTTCACCTTCATGACGGTGTGGACCGACTTCTTCTGGCCGATGATCGTGCTGCCGGCCACCAACCCCACCGTCCAGATCGCCCTCCAGCAGCTCCAGAGCGGGTACTACGTCGACTACAGCCTGGTGCTCTGCGGGGCCGTGCTCTCGACGGTGCCGCTCCTGGTGCTCTTCGTCCTCTCCGGTCGGCAGCTCGTCGCCGGGATCATGCAAGGAGCAGTCAAGGGATGA
- a CDS encoding LacI family DNA-binding transcriptional regulator translates to MNGASPGPGPGGSPTLDEVARLAGVSRATASRAINGGNRVSPTARAAVDAAVRSLGYTPNPAARSLVTRRTDSVGLVVPEPDDRLFSDPFFPRTLRAVSAVLAERDLQLVLLLARPGDEEQRMLRYLRNRHLDGAIVVSHHRSDSLADHLAALDLPCAFVGRPWTSADKVAYVDTDNVAGGRVATEVLLERGCRRIATIAGPADMTVGVDRLEGWCAALRTAGQPTDAVEHGDFTEAGGAAAATALLERHPDLDGLVVASDLMAAGALTVLAARGLRVPEDVAVVGYDDLGVAERTTPALTTMRNPIGEMAEQATRLVLDQLEDGRPGRAMRVLFPPALVRRASA, encoded by the coding sequence GTGAACGGTGCGAGCCCCGGGCCGGGCCCCGGCGGCTCCCCCACCCTCGACGAGGTCGCCCGGCTGGCCGGGGTGTCCCGCGCCACCGCCTCCCGCGCCATCAACGGCGGCAACCGGGTCAGCCCGACCGCGCGCGCGGCCGTCGACGCCGCGGTGCGCAGCCTGGGGTACACGCCGAACCCGGCAGCGCGCAGCCTGGTCACCCGGCGTACCGACTCGGTCGGGCTGGTGGTCCCGGAGCCCGACGACCGGCTGTTCTCCGACCCGTTCTTCCCGCGCACGCTGCGCGCGGTCAGCGCGGTGCTGGCCGAGCGCGACCTGCAGCTGGTGCTGCTGCTGGCGCGACCGGGCGATGAGGAGCAGCGGATGCTGCGCTACCTGCGCAACCGCCACCTCGACGGCGCGATCGTGGTCTCCCACCACCGCAGCGACAGCCTCGCCGACCACCTGGCCGCGCTCGACCTGCCGTGCGCGTTCGTGGGCCGGCCGTGGACGAGCGCGGACAAGGTCGCCTACGTCGACACCGACAACGTCGCCGGCGGCCGGGTGGCCACCGAGGTGCTGCTGGAGCGCGGCTGTCGCCGGATCGCCACCATCGCCGGGCCGGCCGACATGACCGTGGGCGTGGACCGCCTCGAGGGCTGGTGCGCCGCGCTGCGCACCGCGGGGCAGCCGACCGACGCCGTCGAGCACGGCGACTTCACCGAGGCCGGCGGCGCCGCCGCGGCCACCGCGCTGCTGGAGCGCCACCCCGACCTCGACGGGCTGGTCGTCGCCTCGGACCTGATGGCGGCCGGTGCGCTGACGGTGCTCGCCGCCCGCGGGCTGCGGGTGCCCGAGGACGTCGCGGTGGTCGGCTACGACGACCTCGGCGTCGCGGAGCGCACCACCCCCGCGCTGACGACGATGCGCAACCCGATCGGCGAGATGGCCGAGCAGGCCACCCGCCTGGTGCTCGAC
- a CDS encoding GH1 family beta-glucosidase yields the protein MTDLQTTPARTLTFPADFAWGAATASYQIEGAAREDGRTPSIWDTFCRVPGAVAGGDHGDVACDHYHRMPEDVALMKTLHLDTYRFSVAWPRVRPDGGPVNPAGLDFYSRLVDELLEAGIRPWLTLYHWDLPQALEDAGGWTARDTAYRFAEYAVSVHDALGDRVPAWTTLNEPWCSAFLGYTGGQHAPGRQEGVAGLVATHHLLLGHGLAADELRRRGVGADGAVGTELGITVNLTVADPADPGDPRDVDAARRIDALHNRAFLDPLLTGRYPADLLGDTEHLRWRDRGWQAFVEDGDLALIATPLDVLGVNYYKGDAVAARRDPDGPTPHAGPAERPTSTPFVGCEDVSFPSRGLPVTAMGWEVQPEGLTRLLVRLSTEYDAPPLVVTENGSAYTDVVGPDGEVHDPERTAYLEEHLRAIHAAIEQGADVRGYFAWSLLDNFEWAYGYDKRFGLVHVDYATQRRTPKTSALTYAEIAASGRIGGR from the coding sequence ATGACCGACCTCCAGACCACCCCGGCCCGCACCCTCACCTTCCCCGCCGACTTCGCCTGGGGCGCGGCGACCGCGTCGTACCAGATCGAGGGCGCAGCCCGCGAGGACGGCCGGACGCCGTCGATCTGGGACACCTTCTGCCGGGTGCCCGGGGCGGTGGCGGGTGGCGACCACGGCGACGTGGCCTGCGACCACTACCACCGGATGCCCGAGGACGTCGCGCTGATGAAGACGCTGCACCTGGACACCTACCGGTTCTCGGTGGCCTGGCCGCGGGTGCGACCCGACGGCGGGCCGGTCAACCCCGCCGGGCTGGACTTCTACTCCCGGCTGGTCGACGAGCTGCTCGAGGCCGGGATCCGGCCGTGGCTGACGCTGTACCACTGGGACCTCCCCCAGGCCCTGGAGGACGCCGGCGGGTGGACCGCCCGCGACACGGCGTACCGGTTCGCCGAGTACGCCGTCAGCGTCCACGACGCGCTGGGTGACCGGGTGCCGGCGTGGACGACGCTCAACGAGCCGTGGTGCTCGGCGTTCCTCGGCTACACCGGCGGCCAGCACGCGCCCGGCCGGCAGGAGGGGGTCGCCGGGCTGGTGGCCACGCACCACCTGCTGCTCGGGCACGGCCTGGCCGCCGACGAGCTGCGCCGGCGCGGGGTCGGCGCGGACGGCGCTGTCGGCACCGAGCTGGGGATCACCGTCAACCTCACCGTCGCCGACCCGGCCGACCCGGGCGACCCGCGCGACGTCGACGCCGCGCGGCGCATCGACGCGCTGCACAACCGGGCGTTCCTCGACCCGCTGCTCACCGGCCGCTACCCCGCCGACCTGCTGGGCGACACCGAGCACCTGCGCTGGCGCGACCGCGGCTGGCAGGCGTTCGTCGAGGACGGCGACCTGGCGCTGATCGCCACCCCGCTCGACGTGCTCGGGGTCAACTACTACAAGGGCGACGCGGTCGCCGCGCGGCGCGACCCCGACGGCCCGACGCCGCACGCCGGCCCGGCGGAGCGGCCGACGAGCACCCCGTTCGTGGGCTGCGAGGACGTCAGCTTCCCCAGCCGGGGGCTGCCGGTGACCGCGATGGGCTGGGAGGTGCAGCCCGAGGGGCTGACCCGGCTGCTGGTGCGGCTCAGCACCGAGTACGACGCGCCGCCGCTGGTGGTCACCGAGAACGGCTCGGCCTACACCGACGTGGTCGGCCCGGACGGCGAGGTGCACGACCCGGAGCGGACCGCCTACCTGGAGGAGCACCTGCGCGCCATCCACGCGGCCATCGAGCAGGGTGCCGACGTGCGGGGCTACTTCGCCTGGTCGCTGCTGGACAACTTCGAGTGGGCCTACGGCTACGACAAGCGCTTCGGGCTGGTGCACGTCGACTACGCCACCCAGCGGCGCACCCCGAAGACGAGCGCGCTCACCTACGCGGAGATCGCCGCGTCCGGCCGGATCGGTGGCCGGTAG